TTCCATAGCATTTTTCACAGATATTTAAAATACACAGAGCATCTTTTTCTAAATCTATAACTCCAGATAATTCAAGTAATAACTTTCTTACTTGTCTAATTTTTATATCTCCTAAAAAAACAGATTTTTGTACTCTCACAAATCCATAACCTTCAAGTATATCTATTACTTTTTGTCTCTTTCTATTTTCAATAATGTCAT
This genomic interval from Candidatus Cetobacterium colombiensis contains the following:
- the cas2 gene encoding CRISPR-associated endonuclease Cas2 translates to MKVVVSYDIIENRKRQKVIDILEGYGFVRVQKSVFLGDIKIRQVRKLLLELSGVIDLEKDALCILNICEKCYGKGIFISRNMNYKMIEEEFLII